From Rhododendron vialii isolate Sample 1 chromosome 10a, ASM3025357v1, the proteins below share one genomic window:
- the LOC131303697 gene encoding uncharacterized protein LOC131303697: protein MVDVDRRMTGLNPAHIAALRRLSARAAATTPPTSAARTGLPSLTALAKKIITHLKDSGIQIQPGLSDTEFARAEAEFGFAFPPDLRAVLSAGSPVGPGFPYWRSPSGPARLHLRSSVDLPIAAVSFHVTRNSFWPKSFGSRPDNPEKALKIARSEIKRAPLLIPIFSHCYIPCNPSLAGNPIFYIDENIIFCCGVDLADFFDRQSSLFLQKSPSLAWTEVTEKFKGSSSYFTRRRSLDNFTGGRTPRWVEFWSDAAVDPRRRRNSHGCYDMPRFEIPQWVGKYIERVGSVLREGGWDQLDIDEIVHVSASGFFEGEMVFLDNQAVLDALLLKADRFSDSLRKAGWSSEEVSDALGCDFRLEKERKPVKKLSPEVVERIGKLAQSVSPSAAAG from the exons ATGGTCGACGTGGACCGGAGAATGACCGGTCTAAACCCGGCCCACATCGCCGCCCTCCGCCGCCTCTCCGCCcgtgccgccgccaccactccGCCAACCTCCGCCGCCCGAACCGGCCTCCCCTCCCTCACCGCCCTCGCCAAAAAAATCATCACCCACCTAAAAGACTCCGGAATCCAAATCCAACCCGGCTTATCCGACACCGAATTCGCCCGGGCCGAGGCCGAATTCGGCTTCGCCTTCCCCCCAGACCTCCGAGCCGTCCTCTCCGCCGGCTCCCCCGTCGGCCCTGGCTTCCCCTACTGGCGCTCCCCCTCCGGCCCCGCCCGCCTTCACCTCCGCTCGTCCGTCGACTTACCCATCGCCGCCGTCTCTTTCCACGTCACCCGCAATTCTTTCTGGCCCAAGTCTTTCGGGTCCAGACCCGATAACCCCGAAAAAGCCCTCAAGATCGCGAGAAGCGAAATCAAACGGGCCCCACTCTTGATTCCCATCTTTAGCCACTGCTATATTCCTTGTAACCCTTCCTTGGCTGGAAACCCCATCTTCTACATCGACGAGAATATAATCTTCTGTTGTGGCGTCGACCTGGCCGATTTCTTTGACCGCCAATCTTCCCTGTTTCTTCAGAAATCACCATCTCTGGCATGGACGGAG GTGACCGAGAAATTCAAGGGGTCATCGTCATATTtcacaagaagaagaagcctGGATAATTTTACCGGAGGTAGAACGCCGAGATGGGTTGAGTTTTGGAGCGACGCTGCCGTCGATCCACGGCGGCGGAGGAACTCTCACGGGTGTTACGACATGCCCAGATTTGAAATCCCTCAATGGGTGGGGAAGTATATAGAGCGGGTCGGGTCGGTGTTGAGGGAAGGCGGGTGGGATCAATTGGACATTGACGAGATAGTCCACGTGTCGGCGTCCGGGTTTTTCGAAGGTGAGATGgtttttttggataatcaaGCGGTTCTCGATGCTTTGTTGTTGAAAGCGGACCGGTTTTCCGATTCGTTGCGAAAGGCCGGGTGGAGCTCCGAGGAGGTGTCGGATGCTTTGGGGTGCGATTTCCGGTTGGAGAAGGAGAGGAAACCGGTTAAGAAGTTGTCGCCAGAGGTCGTTGAACGGATTGGGAAACTGGCTCAGTCAGTTTCCCCGTCAGCGGCAGCCGGATAA